From the genome of Nicotiana sylvestris chromosome 2, ASM39365v2, whole genome shotgun sequence, one region includes:
- the LOC104210545 gene encoding F-box protein SKIP23-like — protein MNERRTKTNLYSWPKWADLPDELLVKICKCLKYSFQVGNFRAVCTSWRSTVPPPSCKKLSSGSAAITTEPTKKPHRKYIRRLVYRLELQQLPPSSSSSSSPPSSYLIAVEEHYGEDGQSQLRLLNPITGTPISSTPSNFPKEIHLNKFRVSVLHKSTLFWHDTNDYRSNKVVCLPAGGRTCNGRNGKAVAILTKSGKLYLFTREPRVNVELNELMDRPLTNHNLDKPVYHDVVKYKNKLFAIDQYGRGVIVDSSLNVSLVTNPLFLPTRDDFFGNHKSYLVRTSRDTDLFLVDRYLDKSSVQTKYEQYCTSDVTKEAVYDMAVRFRVYKLDEEEHSWRKVTSLNDQVIFVGDDASFWSYCVSAKDFTGCRGNMIFFKDQFRRAENGDFHDFWDALKHEKGYSLGGFHMENAFLGPMACFPGYTDFFWPPPSWLN, from the coding sequence ATGAATGAGAGAAGAACCAAGACGAACTTGTATTCATGGCCCAAATGGGCCGACCTTCCTGATGAGCTACTTGTCAAGATCTGCAAATGCCTCAAATACTCATTTCAAGTTGGTAATTTTCGTGCTGTTTGTACCTCTTGGAGATCCACAGTTCCACCTCCCTCTTGTAAGAAACTCTCGAGTGGATCTGCAGCAATCACGACTGAACCCACTAAGAAACCTCATAGAAAATACATCAGAAGATTGGTTTACCGGCTTGAACTTCAACAACTTCcaccttcatcttcatcttcatcatcacCACCCAGCAGCTATTTGATAGCCGTAGAGGAACACTATGGCGAAGACGGCCAAAGCCAACTCCGCCTCTTGAACCCAATCACTGGAACTCCTATATCCTCAACACCATCAAACTTCCCTAAAGAGATTCATTTGAACAAATTCCGTGTCTCTGTACTGCATAAATCTACCCTCTTTtggcacgatacaaatgattaTCGTTCCAATAAAGTTGTTTGTCTTCCTGCTGGCGGCCGAACCTGCAATGGACGAAATGGAAAAGCGGTTGCTATTCTTACCAAGAGCGGGAAATTGTATTTATTCACACGTGAACCAAGAGTGAATGTAGAATTAAATGAATTGATGGACCGTCCGCTTACAAACCACAATCTGGACAAGCCTGTTTATCACGACGTGGTGAAGTACAAGAACAAATTGTTTGCTATTGACCAATACGGGCGTGGGGTTATAGTTGATTCTTCTTTGAACGTGAGCCTAGTTACAAATCCTCTGTTTCTCCCAACCAGGGATGATTTTTTTGGTAACCACAAGTCATACTTGGTGAGGACATCAAGGGATACAGATCTATTTCTAGTGGACAGATACTTGGATAAATCCTCGGTGCAAACAAAATACGAACAATATTGTACATCTGATGTTACAAAGGAAGCAGTTTATGACATGGCAGTTAGATTCAGAGTGTATAAACTTGATGAGGAGGAGCATAGTTGGAGGAAGGTTACAAGCTTGAATGACCAAGTCATATTTGTAGGAGATGATGCATCCTTTTGGTCTTACTGTGTGTCTGCTAAAGATTTTACAGGGTGTAGAGGAAATATGATTTTCTTCAAGGATCAATTCAGGAGAGCTGAGAATGGAGATTTTCATGATTTTTGGGATGCGTTAAAACATGAAAAAGGCTACTCACTTGGGGGATTTCATATGGAGAATGCATTTCTTGGGCCAATGGCATGTTTCCCTGGTTACACTGATTTTTTCTGGCCACCACCTAGCTGGCTCAACTAA
- the LOC104210536 gene encoding uncharacterized protein, protein MFSEVEQEQLIEKLEIFKIQGRDKRGRKTLRIIGKFFPARNLSVEVVKKYLAEKIFPELEKRPFAVVYVHTDVEKSENFPGVSALRSFYDAIPVKVRDNLEAVYFLHPGLQARLFLATFGRFIFSGGLYGKLRYVNRVDYLWEHVRRNEIEMPEFVFDHDEDLEYRPMMDYGLESDHARVYGAPAVDSPVSMYSMRCIS, encoded by the exons ATGTTTTCAGAAGTTGAACAAGAACAGCTTATTGAGAAACTCGAAATCTTCAAAATCCAAGGCAGAGATAAACGTGGCCGGAAAACCTTGCGCATCATCGGCAAATTCTTTCCTG CTAGGAATCTGAGCGTTGAAGTGGTGAAGAAGTATTTAGCGGAGAAGATCTTTCCAGAACTTGAGAAACGGCCATTCGCCGTGGTGTATGTTCACACGGATGTGGAGAAAAGCGAGAACTTTCCTGGAGTATCAGCTTTACGATCCTTCTACGATGCGATTCCGGTGAAAGTCCGAGATAATCTGGAGGCTGTTTACTTTCTTCACCCTGGCCTTCAAGCTAGGCTCTTCCTTGCCACTTTTGGTCGCTTCATCTTCAGCGGAGG GTTGTATGGGAAATTGAGGTATGTGAACAGGGTGGACTATCTTTGGGAACATGTAAGGAGGAATGAGATTGAGATGCCAGAATTTGTGTTTGATCATGATGAAGATCTTGAGTACCGCCCGATGATGGATTATGGTTTGGAGAGTGATCATGCGAGGGTCTATGGTGCGCCTGCAGTAGACTCTCCTGTGTCAATGTACTCTATGAGATGCATCTCATAG